A part of Streptomyces sp. NBC_00557 genomic DNA contains:
- a CDS encoding helix-turn-helix domain-containing protein, translating to MTSGRPSGDRPVECERLAETLRALRTRTGLSLAALAAKTPYSKSSWDRYLRGTTVPPRQAVAALCELAGEHPGRALALWELADAVASGRAASGRTAAGRAGVGRTGGGRTGVGRTGGEHARAEAAPAGSPPPPGEAGHRPPRRLLAGIAGGIAAAAVATVATLAATGAFTGSAPDPRTAPSPSPTALAKGCHGAGCTGKDPESYGCGADPVPVTLGRRSFPGPTVVKIRHSPACGAVWARIDLGRVGDRAEILVPRHAPWRIEVKDRYDAKDSLSTPMVAVSRSDLDGVRACLVRDGERHCFGAAPPEGYG from the coding sequence ATGACGTCCGGCCGCCCGTCCGGCGACCGTCCGGTGGAGTGCGAGCGCCTGGCGGAGACCCTGCGGGCGCTGCGGACCCGGACCGGCCTGAGCCTGGCGGCGCTGGCCGCGAAGACGCCGTACAGCAAGTCGTCGTGGGACCGCTATCTGCGCGGTACGACCGTCCCGCCCCGGCAGGCCGTCGCCGCACTGTGCGAGCTGGCGGGCGAACATCCCGGCCGTGCGCTCGCACTGTGGGAGCTGGCGGACGCGGTGGCCAGCGGGCGTGCGGCGAGCGGGCGTACGGCGGCCGGGCGCGCGGGCGTTGGACGCACGGGTGGTGGACGCACGGGCGTCGGACGCACCGGCGGGGAGCACGCCCGTGCGGAGGCTGCCCCGGCCGGGTCACCCCCGCCGCCCGGCGAGGCAGGCCACCGCCCGCCCCGTCGCCTGCTCGCCGGAATCGCCGGCGGGATCGCGGCCGCGGCCGTCGCGACGGTGGCCACGCTGGCGGCCACCGGAGCGTTCACCGGGTCCGCCCCGGATCCGCGTACGGCACCGTCCCCGTCCCCCACCGCCTTGGCGAAGGGATGCCACGGCGCCGGCTGCACGGGCAAGGACCCCGAGTCGTACGGCTGCGGAGCGGATCCCGTGCCGGTGACCCTGGGCCGACGGAGCTTCCCCGGGCCGACGGTGGTCAAGATCCGGCACAGCCCGGCCTGCGGTGCGGTGTGGGCGCGGATCGACCTCGGCCGGGTGGGGGACCGGGCGGAGATCCTCGTACCGCGTCACGCCCCGTGGCGGATCGAGGTAAAGGACCGGTACGACGCGAAGGACTCCCTGTCGACGCCGATGGTCGCCGTGTCCCGGTCCGACCTGGACGGCGTACGCGCCTGCCTGGTCCGCGACGGCGAACGGCACTGCTTCGGCGCGGCGCCTCCGGAAGGTTACGGATGA
- a CDS encoding VOC family protein: MPLRPVMVNIKALDAAAVGRFWAEALGWSAYHPGVTTYVGPGGGIVWPDPVFVCVDVVPVPEPKTTAKNRVHLDLATTSAAHQAELVARLQYLGATPADVGQGTVPWTVLADPEGNEFCVLEPREVYRDTGPIAAVVVDCADPQAMARFWGDAIDWTLHEATDDRAVLRNAKGVGPYLEFLRTPGTKTAPDRVHLDLLPYPGDDQEAEVTRLRTLGAADLDLGQGDVPWTCLTDPEGHEFCVLAPS, from the coding sequence ATGCCACTGCGACCTGTGATGGTGAACATCAAGGCCCTCGACGCCGCGGCGGTCGGCCGGTTCTGGGCGGAGGCACTCGGCTGGAGCGCCTACCACCCCGGCGTGACCACCTACGTCGGGCCCGGCGGCGGCATCGTCTGGCCGGACCCGGTGTTCGTCTGCGTCGACGTCGTCCCCGTCCCGGAGCCCAAGACGACGGCCAAGAACCGCGTGCACCTCGACCTCGCCACCACTTCGGCCGCCCACCAGGCGGAGCTGGTCGCACGCCTCCAGTACCTCGGCGCGACGCCCGCCGACGTCGGTCAGGGCACGGTGCCGTGGACGGTCCTCGCCGACCCGGAGGGCAACGAGTTCTGCGTGCTGGAGCCCCGGGAGGTCTACCGGGACACCGGGCCGATCGCCGCGGTGGTGGTCGACTGCGCGGATCCACAGGCCATGGCCCGGTTCTGGGGCGACGCGATCGACTGGACGCTGCACGAGGCGACCGACGACCGTGCCGTACTGCGCAACGCCAAGGGCGTCGGCCCGTACCTGGAGTTCCTCCGCACGCCCGGCACGAAGACCGCACCGGACCGCGTCCACCTCGACCTGCTCCCGTACCCCGGTGACGACCAGGAGGCAGAGGTGACCCGGCTACGCACCCTCGGCGCCGCCGACCTCGACCTCGGCCAGGGCGACGTCCCCTGGACCTGCCTGACCGACCCGGAGGGCCACGAGTTCTGCGTCCTGGCCCCGTCCTGA
- a CDS encoding serine hydrolase — protein MNPRTSRRGGALAAALGAALLIPTVAAAAPAAAATPAVSCTSAKAGLAAKLQKDITAALANRKSTVALGLYDRSTATTCTLRATSSYDSASTVKVTVLATLLWDAKKHNRYLTDREVSLTKAMITKSDNNATTALWKQLGMTKIKGFLAAAGMTKTVPGANGYWGLTQENVTDEQKLLKLVTARNSVLSDNSRAYILKLMGQVISSQRWGTPAGAPSTVSVHVKNGWLQRSTHGWRVHSLGTFDGAGHDYMISVLTQDNSTMDYGVTTIQNVARAIHKDLVPTTSATAVYTPTSKPSEAFVAVPPQG, from the coding sequence ATGAATCCCCGGACCTCACGACGTGGCGGCGCGCTCGCCGCCGCCCTCGGCGCCGCGCTGCTCATACCCACCGTGGCCGCGGCCGCCCCGGCCGCCGCGGCCACGCCCGCCGTCAGCTGTACGTCCGCCAAGGCGGGCCTCGCCGCCAAGCTGCAGAAGGACATCACGGCCGCCCTGGCGAACCGCAAGAGCACCGTGGCCCTCGGCCTGTACGACCGCAGCACCGCGACCACCTGCACCCTGCGCGCCACCAGCTCCTACGACTCGGCCAGCACCGTCAAGGTCACGGTGCTCGCGACCCTGCTGTGGGACGCCAAGAAGCACAACCGCTATCTGACCGACCGTGAGGTATCCCTCACCAAGGCCATGATCACGAAGTCCGACAACAACGCCACGACCGCGCTGTGGAAGCAGCTCGGCATGACGAAGATCAAGGGCTTCCTCGCCGCCGCCGGGATGACGAAGACCGTGCCGGGCGCGAACGGCTACTGGGGTCTGACCCAGGAGAACGTCACCGACGAGCAGAAGCTGCTGAAGCTGGTCACCGCCAGGAACAGCGTGCTGAGCGACAACTCCCGCGCCTACATCCTGAAGCTGATGGGCCAGGTCATCTCCTCGCAGCGCTGGGGCACCCCGGCCGGCGCGCCGTCCACGGTGTCCGTGCACGTCAAGAACGGCTGGCTGCAGCGCTCGACGCACGGCTGGCGGGTGCACAGCCTCGGCACCTTCGACGGCGCCGGCCACGACTACATGATCTCGGTGCTCACGCAGGACAACAGCACCATGGACTACGGCGTCACCACCATCCAGAACGTCGCCAGGGCCATCCACAAGGACCTGGTGCCGACCACCTCCGCGACCGCGGTCTACACCCCGACCAGCAAGCCCAGCGAGGCCTTCGTCGCGGTGCCGCCGCAGGGCTGA
- a CDS encoding esterase-like activity of phytase family protein, producing MRLRTVLATLTAGLAAAATLTAAGPAGAADSPAGQACSPSVSIDRFSDALDKTAYDGTFVGNFSALAVDRDGSIAALEDRSSLFGLDPATLQPRSAVRLADENGADLDSEGLVVDRDGTRLVTSETEPSVRRYSADGRILDRLPVPSSLLVAPAGRATANQTFEGLTLLPGGRTLLASMEDAIAGDSTGIVRFQTWRRTTGGHFRLAAQYAYRTDAGLGVPEVQATPDGRLLVLERGFTSGVGNTVRLYLADPRHATDTGGIENLTGQSSVRLIRKTLLADIAGCPSLGATAKQPQPNPLLDNIEGMTITGRDHTGRLKVLLVSDDNQNPVQTTRFYYLRVRV from the coding sequence ATGCGCCTGAGAACCGTACTCGCCACCCTGACCGCCGGCCTGGCGGCGGCCGCCACGCTGACCGCCGCCGGGCCCGCCGGAGCCGCCGACTCCCCGGCGGGCCAGGCCTGTTCGCCCTCCGTCTCCATCGACCGCTTCTCCGACGCGCTGGACAAGACGGCGTACGACGGCACGTTCGTCGGCAACTTCTCCGCGCTCGCCGTCGACCGGGACGGGTCGATCGCGGCCCTGGAGGACCGCTCCTCCCTCTTCGGCCTGGATCCGGCGACCCTTCAGCCGAGGTCCGCCGTCCGCCTCGCCGACGAGAACGGCGCCGACCTCGACTCCGAGGGCCTGGTCGTGGACCGGGACGGCACCCGGCTCGTCACCTCCGAGACCGAGCCGTCGGTCCGCCGCTACTCCGCCGACGGCAGGATCCTGGACCGGCTCCCCGTCCCCTCCTCGCTCCTCGTCGCCCCGGCCGGCCGCGCCACCGCCAACCAGACCTTCGAGGGCCTGACCCTGCTGCCCGGCGGCCGCACCCTGCTGGCCTCCATGGAGGACGCGATCGCGGGCGACTCGACGGGGATCGTCCGCTTCCAGACCTGGCGGCGCACCACGGGCGGCCACTTCCGGCTCGCCGCCCAGTACGCCTACCGCACCGACGCCGGGCTCGGCGTCCCCGAGGTCCAGGCCACGCCCGACGGCCGCCTCCTCGTCCTGGAACGCGGCTTCACCTCCGGCGTCGGCAACACCGTCCGCCTCTACCTGGCGGACCCCCGCCACGCGACCGACACCGGCGGCATCGAGAACCTCACCGGCCAGTCGTCCGTCCGGCTGATCAGGAAGACGCTGCTGGCCGACATCGCCGGCTGCCCGAGCCTCGGCGCCACGGCGAAGCAGCCCCAGCCCAACCCCCTGCTCGACAACATCGAGGGTATGACGATCACGGGGCGTGACCACACCGGCCGCCTGAAGGTCCTCCTGGTGAGCGACGACAACCAGAACCCGGTGCAGACGACGAGGTTCTACTACCTGCGGGTACGGGTCTGA